A window of the Gossypium hirsutum isolate 1008001.06 chromosome A05, Gossypium_hirsutum_v2.1, whole genome shotgun sequence genome harbors these coding sequences:
- the LOC121229168 gene encoding uncharacterized protein — MLILCRIRCPHFDHRIRRLNPCLNMASYFRKTSPIIHAFVIFLLVCSSSISPVYSSEPHNLHARNRTFRPDKELQKLKFIRQRLNKINKPAVKTIQCPDGDTIDCVLSHHQPAFDLPQLKGQRPLDPPERPRIYERDGVMMTAEVEEEEEEHVQLWRMSGETCPEGTIPIRRTTEQDMLRASSVRRFGRKPRRRVRRDSTSNGHEHAVGYVSGGEYYGAKGSINVWAPQVSNPYEFSLSQLWVISGSFAHDLNTIEAGWQVSPELYGDNYPRFFTYWTNDAYEATGCYNLMCSGFVQTNNRIAIGAAISPISSYHGGQFDITLLIWKDPKHGNWWLEFGSGILVGYWPSFLFTHLRDHATMVQFGGEIVNTRPGGSHTSTAMGSGHFAGEGFGKASYFRNLEVVDWDNNLIPLPNLRVLADHPNCYDIRGGVNGVWGHYFYYGGPGRSVRCP, encoded by the exons ATGTTGATCTTATGTCGGATCAGATGCCCCCATTTCGATCACAGAATAAGAAGACTCAACCCATGTTTAAACATGGCTTCTTACTTTCGTAAAACCTCACCAATCATTCATGCTTTTGTAATTTTTCTTCTTGTTTGTTCTTCTTCAATTTCTCCCGTTTACTCATCGGAACCCCATAATCTCCATGCGAGAAATCGAACTTTCCGACCGGATAAAGAGCTACAAAAGTTGAAATTCATAAGACAACGTCTCAACAAGATCAATAAGCCAGCAGTAAAGACAATTCAG TGTCCTGATGGTGACACTATAGATTGTGTTTTGTCGCATCATCAGCCTGCCTTCGATCTTCCTCAACTCAAAGGACAACGACCattg GATCCACCGGAGAGACCTAGGATTTATGAAAGAGATGGGGTGATGATGACGGcggaagtagaagaagaagaagaagaacatgTTCAGCTATGGAGAATGTCAGGTGAAACATGTCCGGAAGGAACAATTCCCATCAGGAGAACGACGGAACAAGACATGTTAAGGGCTAGTTCTGTAAGAAGATTTGGAAGGAAACCAAGACGACGTGTTAGAAGAGATTCAACCAGCAACGGCCATGAG CATGCTGTTGGATATGTGAGCGGAGGAGAATATTACGGAGCCAAAGGCAGCATAAATGTGTGGGCACCCCAAGTCTCCAATCCCTATGAATTCAGCTTATCCCAACTCTGGGTCATCTCTGGTTCTTTTGCCCACGATCTCAACACCATTGAAGCTGGTTGGCAG GTGAGTCCAGAGCTATACGGGGACAATTATCCTAGATTCTTCACTTATTGGACC AACGACGCATATGAAGCAACTGGGTGTTATAATTTGATGTGCTCAGGATTTGTTCAAACAAACAATAGAATTGCAATTGGAGCTGCAATCTCCCCAATCTCATCATACCATGGTGGACAGTTTGATATCACCCTCTTGATTTGGAAG GATCCAAAGCATGGGAATTGGTGGTTGGAATTCGGATCGGGGATTCTAGTAGGATACTGGCCATCATTTTTGTTCACTCACTTAAGGGATCATGCAACCATGGTTCAATTTGGTGGGGAGATTGTGAACACAAGGCCCGGAGGTTCCCACACCTCCACCGCGATGGGCAGCGGTCATTTTGCCGGTGAAGGGTTCGGAAAGGCCTCTTATTTCCGAAACTTAGAGGTGGTTGATTGGGATAATAACCTAATCCCATTGCCAAATCTACGAGTGCTGGCTGACCATCCCAATTGCTATGATATCAGAGGTGGGGTTAATGGGGTTTGGggacattatttttattatggagGACCTGGAAGAAGTGTTAGGTGTCCGTAA